A single window of Leeuwenhoekiella sp. MAR_2009_132 DNA harbors:
- a CDS encoding MFS transporter, translating to MEVLPKGSKKLLNAWAFYDWANSVYSLVIASAVFPIFYGALTLVKDENGKILDDTITFLGIDFNNDTLISYVTAAAFLVVSVLSPLLSGIADYIGNKKSFMKFFCYLGAVSCIGLFWFDIEFLWFGLLCYFLALIGFWSSLVFYNSYLPDIAFPEQQDKISAKGYSLGYIGSVILLVLCLAMILMYETFGFEDEGLPTRLSFILTGLWWIGFSQYSYYYLPKGNKKEKFTKDVLFNGFKELKKIWKKLKSDKPMRTYLTAFFVYSMAVQTIMLVATYFGIEELDWGTTNSTTGLIVSILLIQLVAVLGAWLTSKASARFGNIQTLIVINCIWIAICIYAYTITTPFEFYFTAAFVGLVMGGIQSLSRSTYSKLIPEGEKDTASYFSFYDVSEKIGIVIGMLSYGYVAQLTGSIRYAILFFIVFFIAGVILLLFVPRKRITETLK from the coding sequence ATGGAAGTTTTACCTAAAGGAAGTAAAAAATTATTGAATGCCTGGGCATTCTACGACTGGGCAAATTCAGTGTACAGTCTTGTAATTGCATCTGCTGTTTTCCCTATTTTTTATGGTGCTTTAACGCTCGTAAAAGACGAGAACGGAAAAATACTAGACGATACGATTACTTTTTTAGGCATAGACTTTAATAATGATACACTCATTAGTTATGTCACTGCTGCTGCGTTTTTAGTCGTTTCTGTATTAAGTCCGTTGCTGAGTGGTATTGCAGATTATATAGGAAACAAGAAAAGTTTTATGAAGTTTTTTTGTTATCTGGGAGCAGTTTCCTGTATCGGTCTTTTTTGGTTTGATATAGAATTTTTGTGGTTTGGTTTACTCTGTTATTTTTTGGCCTTAATAGGTTTTTGGTCGAGCCTTGTATTTTATAACTCGTATTTACCAGACATTGCGTTCCCAGAACAGCAAGATAAAATAAGTGCAAAGGGCTATTCTTTAGGGTATATAGGAAGCGTGATACTTTTAGTTTTGTGTCTTGCAATGATTTTAATGTACGAGACATTTGGTTTTGAAGATGAAGGTTTACCCACAAGACTTTCTTTCATACTTACAGGGCTATGGTGGATAGGTTTTAGCCAATACAGTTATTATTATTTACCTAAGGGAAACAAGAAAGAAAAGTTTACAAAAGATGTGTTGTTTAACGGATTTAAAGAGTTAAAAAAAATCTGGAAAAAACTGAAATCAGATAAGCCTATGCGTACGTATCTAACTGCTTTTTTTGTCTACAGTATGGCTGTACAAACCATAATGCTCGTAGCTACCTATTTTGGAATTGAAGAGTTAGACTGGGGTACTACAAACAGTACCACAGGATTAATTGTAAGTATTTTATTAATTCAGCTTGTAGCAGTTTTAGGAGCCTGGCTAACCTCTAAGGCATCAGCAAGATTTGGAAATATTCAAACGCTTATAGTTATCAACTGTATCTGGATTGCGATTTGCATTTACGCTTATACAATTACAACGCCATTTGAATTTTATTTTACAGCAGCTTTTGTAGGTTTAGTTATGGGAGGAATCCAATCCCTGTCGCGTTCTACCTATTCAAAATTAATTCCGGAAGGGGAGAAAGACACGGCTTCGTATTTTAGCTTTTATGATGTTTCTGAAAAGATAGGAATCGTAATAGGTATGTTGAGTTATGGTTATGTTGCACAACTCACAGGAAGTATCAGGTATGCTATTCTGTTTTTTATCGTCTTTTTTATTGCCGGTGTAATCCTTTTACTTTTTGTTCCACGGAAACGTATTACAGAAACTTTAAAATAA